From Micromonospora sp. NBC_01699, a single genomic window includes:
- a CDS encoding polyketide synthase, whose protein sequence is MSESPAPNLTPLQRALLGIRELRAQLDEVERARHEPIAVIGIGCRLPGGANDPESFWHLLRDGADVIREMPTDRWDVDAYYDPDPETPGKMSTRWGGFLDGIDGFDPAYFGISPWEAANMDPQQRLMLEVVQEAFDDAGQVRAQLQGSRTGVFIGLAHSEYGWLNFNNPDLANVYTATGSFGSIVANRVSYVYDLRGPSYTMDAVCSSSLLAVHQACESLRSGDCTMALAGGAGLFLKPEGFVWFTKLGVMAPDGRCKAFDAQGDGIVLGEGVAAVVLKTLSRALADGDPIHALLRGSAVAQDGRSNGLTAPSRLSQEAMLREAYERSGVDPAAVQYVEAHGTGTILGDPIEAQALGTILGSRRPADRPLMIGSVKTNIGHLQMVGGLAGLLKVVLAMKHRQLPASLHYTEGNPHIPFDDYRLRVQDQSGPWPYEGPLLAGVTSLSFGGTNVHMVVEEPPPPADTPPAAGPADRGRLLPLSAHDPGALRDLAGAYRELVADPGVDLDDLCYTASLRRTHLDDRLAVAFASRAELVDRLGAYRDGAVRPGMTGGDRSQHVRRRLVFVFPGQGGQWVGMGRRLLDTEPVFRQAIEECAAAMRPYVTWSLLGELRADEASSRLDEIDVVQPMTWAVQVALAALWRSWGIVPDAVVGHSMGEVAAAHVAGTLTLDDAARVICRRSALVRRIRGRGTMAVVELPLAEARAAIAGLENQLAIAVSNSPTSTVLSGDTTAIETVLKTLTEQDVFCRQVRVDFASHSPQVDELRADLLAELRPVRPRASSVPIHSTVTGQLTDGREFTAEYWADNLREPVLFATVVGQLVTAAPTAVIEISPHPILLPSVEQCARHADAAVVALPSLRRDEDERTVLLGTLGALWALGRRVDFRRQHPVDRTVLRLPAYPWQRQRCWLEFDPAGPAPSTAVSTQRYLRAAVPGSEHFWELPVDRVSRPGLAGEPDLPAAVHLDLALTAASTLTGSPAVVLTDVTVAGPAVPSSRGSVVQVATTGLRDGSARWQVHSRPAGDDTGPWTGHAHGSLRAAPAGRPVVPPREAPDAVRQRCATEIPGAAYRASRAAAGLAGGAGADTVGELWRGDGELLASLTVSASADGSPLDWRLLHGVADLLPVIAPDPAVASAAHRVAEIARLRVLRPATGELWAHVTLREVDDDSLTGDVRLLDPDLRVVAELTGLRVTRGAAPVADPASAPAQVVGPLRSELGAPAVLPTATGMTVPAAAPTSLKALLTVPADQRQAVLTGYLREQIAAVLGLQPQQLDVDQVLLGLGLNSLMVFELRNRLRVMYGTQITPQEFLSGISVARIVAHVLDQADGGTPEATPPAASESPSDDVPVRVPRRIVARRSRPATADVSMDPADWLGQRAADPTARLRLFCLPYAGGSAALFRGWADSLPDGVDVCPIQLPGREQRHREPAFTRMSELAATLGTVLRGHLDRPYAVFGHSMGGLIAFELARYLRREGLPGPAHLYVSAARAPHVPDPEPPLHRLPEAKLIEKLRAMDGTPEEMLRDPEAIALYLPVIRADLAMVETRIHHTEPPLSVPLTVFGGRRDDKVSEESLDAWRSQTTGEFAVELLPGDHFFVRRERADLLAALTRRLTADLARPATPAATPTNLT, encoded by the coding sequence ATGAGTGAGAGCCCCGCCCCGAACCTGACCCCGCTGCAACGGGCGCTGCTGGGCATCCGGGAACTACGCGCCCAACTCGACGAGGTGGAACGGGCCAGACACGAGCCGATCGCGGTGATCGGGATAGGCTGTCGCCTGCCCGGCGGCGCCAACGACCCGGAATCGTTCTGGCACCTGCTGCGCGACGGCGCGGACGTCATCCGGGAGATGCCCACCGACCGGTGGGACGTGGACGCGTACTACGACCCGGACCCGGAGACGCCCGGGAAGATGAGTACCCGCTGGGGCGGCTTCCTCGACGGGATCGACGGCTTCGACCCTGCCTACTTCGGGATCTCGCCGTGGGAGGCGGCGAACATGGACCCGCAGCAGCGGCTGATGCTGGAGGTCGTCCAGGAGGCGTTCGACGACGCCGGGCAGGTACGCGCCCAGTTGCAGGGCAGCCGCACCGGCGTGTTCATCGGCCTGGCGCACAGCGAGTACGGCTGGCTCAACTTCAACAACCCGGACCTGGCCAACGTCTACACGGCCACCGGGTCGTTCGGGTCGATCGTGGCGAACCGGGTGTCCTACGTGTACGACCTGCGTGGCCCCAGCTACACGATGGACGCGGTCTGCTCGTCGTCGCTGCTGGCCGTGCACCAGGCCTGCGAGAGCCTGCGCAGCGGCGACTGCACGATGGCCCTCGCCGGCGGGGCGGGTCTCTTCCTCAAGCCGGAGGGGTTCGTCTGGTTCACCAAGCTGGGCGTGATGGCCCCGGACGGTCGCTGCAAGGCGTTCGACGCCCAAGGTGACGGCATCGTGCTCGGCGAGGGCGTGGCCGCGGTGGTGCTCAAGACGCTGTCCCGGGCGCTGGCCGACGGCGACCCGATCCACGCGCTGCTGCGTGGCAGCGCCGTCGCGCAGGACGGCCGCAGCAACGGCCTGACCGCGCCGAGCCGGCTCTCCCAGGAGGCGATGCTCCGCGAGGCGTACGAGCGGTCCGGCGTCGACCCGGCGGCGGTGCAGTACGTCGAGGCGCACGGCACCGGCACGATCCTCGGTGACCCGATCGAGGCGCAGGCGCTCGGCACGATCCTCGGGTCGCGCCGCCCCGCCGACCGGCCCCTGATGATCGGCTCGGTCAAGACCAACATCGGGCACCTGCAGATGGTCGGCGGCCTTGCCGGGCTGCTCAAGGTGGTGCTGGCGATGAAACACCGCCAGCTCCCGGCGAGCCTGCACTACACCGAGGGCAACCCGCACATCCCGTTCGACGACTACCGGCTGCGGGTGCAGGACCAGTCCGGCCCGTGGCCGTACGAGGGGCCGTTGCTGGCCGGGGTGACCTCGCTCAGCTTCGGCGGCACCAACGTGCACATGGTCGTGGAGGAACCCCCACCGCCGGCCGACACCCCGCCTGCGGCCGGGCCGGCGGACCGGGGTCGGCTGCTGCCGCTGTCCGCGCACGACCCGGGCGCGCTGCGGGACCTGGCTGGGGCGTACCGGGAACTGGTCGCCGACCCGGGCGTCGACCTGGACGACCTCTGCTACACGGCGAGCCTGCGCCGCACCCACCTCGACGACCGGTTGGCGGTCGCCTTCGCCTCGCGGGCCGAGCTGGTCGACCGGCTCGGCGCGTACCGCGACGGCGCGGTCCGGCCCGGCATGACCGGCGGCGACCGGTCGCAGCACGTCCGCCGCCGGCTGGTGTTCGTGTTCCCCGGGCAGGGCGGCCAGTGGGTCGGCATGGGGCGGCGGCTGCTCGACACCGAACCGGTGTTCCGGCAGGCGATCGAGGAGTGCGCGGCGGCGATGCGCCCGTACGTCACCTGGTCGCTCCTGGGCGAGCTGCGCGCCGACGAGGCGTCCTCGCGGCTCGACGAGATCGACGTGGTGCAGCCGATGACCTGGGCGGTGCAGGTGGCCCTGGCCGCGCTGTGGCGCTCCTGGGGCATCGTCCCGGACGCGGTGGTCGGGCACTCGATGGGCGAGGTCGCGGCGGCCCACGTTGCCGGAACGCTCACCCTCGACGACGCGGCCCGGGTGATCTGCCGGCGCAGCGCCCTGGTGCGGCGCATCCGGGGCCGGGGCACGATGGCCGTGGTGGAGCTGCCGCTGGCCGAGGCGCGGGCGGCCATCGCCGGCCTGGAGAACCAGCTCGCCATCGCGGTGAGCAACAGCCCCACCTCCACCGTGCTGTCCGGGGACACCACCGCCATCGAGACCGTGCTGAAGACGCTCACCGAGCAGGACGTGTTCTGCCGGCAGGTGCGGGTGGACTTCGCCTCGCACAGCCCGCAGGTGGACGAACTCCGCGCGGACCTGCTCGCCGAACTGCGGCCGGTGCGCCCCCGCGCGTCGTCGGTGCCGATCCACTCCACGGTGACCGGGCAGCTCACCGACGGCCGGGAGTTCACCGCCGAGTACTGGGCCGACAACCTGCGTGAACCAGTGCTGTTCGCCACGGTGGTGGGGCAGCTCGTGACGGCCGCGCCGACGGCGGTCATCGAGATCAGCCCGCACCCGATCCTGCTCCCCTCGGTGGAGCAGTGCGCCCGGCACGCGGACGCCGCCGTGGTCGCGCTGCCGTCGTTGCGCCGTGACGAGGACGAGCGGACCGTACTGCTCGGCACCCTCGGCGCGCTCTGGGCGCTCGGTCGGCGGGTCGACTTCCGTCGTCAGCACCCGGTCGACCGGACGGTGCTGCGGCTGCCCGCGTACCCGTGGCAGCGGCAGCGCTGCTGGCTGGAGTTCGACCCGGCCGGCCCGGCTCCCAGCACAGCGGTGTCGACGCAGCGCTACCTGCGGGCGGCCGTGCCCGGCAGCGAACACTTCTGGGAACTCCCCGTCGACCGGGTGTCCCGGCCAGGGCTGGCCGGCGAGCCGGACCTGCCCGCCGCCGTACACCTCGACCTGGCGCTCACCGCCGCCAGCACGCTCACCGGGTCGCCGGCGGTGGTGCTCACCGACGTGACCGTCGCCGGCCCGGCCGTCCCGTCCAGCCGGGGGAGCGTCGTCCAGGTGGCGACGACCGGGCTGCGGGACGGGAGCGCCCGGTGGCAGGTGCACAGCCGCCCCGCCGGCGACGACACCGGGCCGTGGACCGGGCACGCCCACGGCAGCCTGCGGGCCGCCCCCGCCGGGCGGCCGGTCGTGCCGCCCCGGGAGGCCCCCGACGCGGTACGGCAGCGGTGCGCCACCGAGATCCCCGGTGCGGCGTACCGGGCCAGCCGGGCGGCGGCCGGACTGGCCGGCGGCGCGGGCGCGGACACCGTAGGTGAGCTGTGGCGCGGCGACGGCGAACTGCTGGCGTCGCTGACCGTGTCGGCCTCGGCGGACGGGTCGCCGCTGGACTGGCGGCTGCTGCACGGCGTCGCCGACCTGCTCCCGGTGATCGCGCCGGACCCGGCCGTTGCTTCCGCCGCGCACCGGGTCGCCGAGATCGCCCGGCTGCGCGTGCTACGGCCGGCGACCGGCGAGTTGTGGGCGCACGTCACGCTCCGGGAGGTCGACGACGACAGCCTCACCGGCGACGTCCGCCTGCTCGACCCCGACCTGCGGGTGGTCGCCGAGCTGACCGGACTGCGCGTGACCCGGGGCGCGGCCCCGGTCGCCGACCCGGCGTCGGCCCCTGCGCAGGTCGTCGGGCCACTGCGGTCCGAACTCGGCGCCCCGGCGGTCCTGCCGACAGCAACCGGGATGACGGTGCCGGCCGCCGCGCCGACCAGCCTTAAGGCGCTGCTGACCGTCCCCGCCGACCAGCGGCAGGCGGTGCTCACCGGGTACCTGCGCGAGCAGATCGCGGCGGTGCTCGGCCTGCAACCCCAGCAGCTCGACGTGGACCAGGTGCTGCTCGGGCTGGGCCTGAACTCGCTGATGGTCTTCGAGCTGCGTAACCGGCTGCGGGTGATGTACGGCACGCAGATCACCCCGCAGGAGTTCCTGTCCGGCATCTCGGTCGCCCGGATCGTCGCGCACGTCCTCGACCAGGCCGACGGCGGCACCCCGGAGGCCACGCCGCCCGCTGCCTCGGAGTCGCCCTCGGACGACGTGCCGGTGCGGGTGCCACGCCGGATCGTGGCCCGCCGGTCCCGGCCAGCCACCGCCGACGTCAGCATGGACCCGGCCGACTGGCTGGGCCAGCGCGCCGCCGACCCGACGGCCCGGCTGCGGCTGTTCTGCCTGCCGTACGCCGGGGGCAGCGCCGCCCTCTTCCGGGGCTGGGCCGACAGCCTCCCCGACGGGGTCGACGTGTGCCCGATCCAGCTCCCCGGCCGGGAGCAGCGGCACCGGGAACCCGCGTTCACCCGGATGTCCGAGCTGGCCGCCACGCTCGGCACCGTGCTGCGCGGGCACCTCGATCGCCCGTACGCGGTGTTCGGGCACAGCATGGGCGGCCTGATCGCCTTCGAACTGGCCCGGTACCTGCGTCGGGAAGGGCTGCCCGGCCCGGCACACCTGTACGTGTCGGCGGCGCGGGCCCCGCACGTGCCGGACCCGGAGCCGCCGCTGCACCGGCTGCCCGAAGCGAAGCTGATCGAGAAGCTGCGGGCGATGGACGGCACCCCGGAGGAGATGCTGCGTGACCCGGAGGCGATCGCGCTGTACCTGCCGGTGATCCGGGCGGACCTCGCCATGGTGGAGACCCGCATCCACCACACCGAGCCGCCGCTGTCCGTGCCGCTGACCGTGTTCGGCGGCCGACGCGACGACAAGGTGTCCGAGGAGTCGCTGGACGCCTGGCGCAGCCAGACCACCGGGGAGTTCGCCGTCGAACTGCTCCCCGGCGACCACTTCTTCGTCCGGCGGGAGCGGGCCGACCTGCTGGCCGCGCTCACCCGGCGGCTCACCGCCGACCTGGCCCGGCCGGCCACCCCGGCCGCCACGCCGACGAACCTGACCTGA